A window from Terriglobia bacterium encodes these proteins:
- a CDS encoding tetratricopeptide repeat protein codes for MNRSARLLALASVVLALFSLAGCNKLRARDQLNKGVQAYKNAKYEDAIEKFKNAVALDPTLINARLYLATAYAQQYIPGADTPDNNRMAEQAINQYQDVLKMKANDLNAIKGIAYLYLQMKKFGQAKEYYKKVITVDPNDPEAYYSVAVIDWTETYQPRMEEKAKAGLKPDEAIKDKKICEALRNKNQDAVKEGMTMLEKAIALRPDYDDAMAYYNLMWRELADIECGDPKAREEDLKKADEWVKKTMATKAAKAEKQAGPGGITLEKKD; via the coding sequence ATGAACAGAAGCGCACGACTGCTGGCGCTTGCCTCCGTCGTCCTGGCGCTGTTCTCGCTTGCCGGCTGCAACAAGCTCCGCGCTCGCGACCAGCTCAACAAGGGCGTGCAGGCCTACAAGAACGCCAAATATGAAGATGCCATCGAGAAGTTCAAGAACGCGGTGGCGCTTGACCCGACCCTGATTAATGCCCGGCTTTATCTTGCTACCGCGTACGCGCAGCAATACATCCCGGGGGCGGACACACCGGACAACAACCGCATGGCCGAACAGGCGATCAACCAGTACCAGGACGTACTCAAGATGAAGGCCAACGATCTCAACGCTATCAAGGGGATCGCCTACCTTTACCTGCAGATGAAGAAGTTCGGCCAGGCCAAGGAATACTACAAGAAGGTAATCACCGTGGATCCCAACGATCCCGAGGCCTATTACTCGGTCGCCGTTATTGACTGGACCGAGACCTACCAGCCTCGCATGGAGGAAAAGGCCAAGGCCGGCCTCAAGCCCGACGAGGCCATCAAGGACAAGAAAATCTGCGAGGCGCTCCGGAACAAGAACCAGGACGCGGTCAAGGAAGGCATGACCATGCTGGAGAAGGCCATCGCGTTGCGGCCCGATTACGACGACGCCATGGCCTACTACAACCTGATGTGGCGCGAGTTGGCCGACATCGAATGCGGCGACCCCAAGGCCCGCGAAGAAGACCTGAAGAAGGCCGACGAGTGGGTCAAGAAGACGATGGCCACCAAGGCGGCCAAGGCGGAAAAACAGGCGGGCCCCGGCGGCATCACCCTGGAGAAGAAAGACTAG
- a CDS encoding biopolymer transporter ExbD, with translation MAMVVGTSSGPCSDMNVTPLIDVLLVLLIIFMVITPLTPKGLDALVPQPPKDQKAQPPSTDRTVVVQVIKTGGQPLLKINQEDVSWDKLQGRLEEIYKTRAEKVVFVKADTDLPFADVAQVIDIAHSAGVDKVGLITAKIEAGG, from the coding sequence ATGGCAATGGTAGTTGGAACTAGTAGCGGTCCCTGTTCCGACATGAACGTTACGCCGCTGATCGACGTGCTGCTGGTGTTGCTGATCATCTTCATGGTCATCACCCCGCTCACCCCCAAGGGCCTGGACGCCCTCGTCCCGCAGCCCCCCAAGGACCAGAAGGCGCAGCCGCCTTCGACCGACCGTACGGTCGTCGTGCAGGTGATCAAGACCGGGGGCCAGCCCTTGCTCAAGATCAACCAGGAAGACGTCTCCTGGGACAAGCTCCAGGGTCGCCTGGAAGAGATCTACAAGACGCGTGCCGAGAAGGTGGTTTTCGTCAAGGCCGATACCGATCTTCCCTTCGCCGACGTGGCGCAGGTGATTGACATCGCGCACTCGGCTGGCGTGGACAAGGTCGGCCTGATTACCGCCAAGATCGAGGCCGGCGGCTAG
- a CDS encoding ExbD/TolR family protein, which yields MPLGKRPLPVNSTINVTPMVDVMLVLLIIFMVITPMLQKGVSVDLAKTNNPVQMPDADKEDALLVAVQRDGAVFFGAEKISPDQLTNKIKDKLAARMDKRVFIRADARTKYGNVVEVVDNVRAAGVDQLGLLTEQRKQGAPAPPPTAPGAAKPAPAGGQ from the coding sequence ATGCCGCTCGGAAAAAGACCATTGCCGGTCAACTCCACCATCAACGTCACTCCTATGGTGGACGTCATGCTGGTGCTGCTGATCATCTTCATGGTGATCACGCCCATGTTGCAGAAGGGCGTCAGCGTTGACCTGGCCAAGACCAACAACCCGGTGCAGATGCCCGACGCCGACAAGGAAGACGCGCTGCTGGTCGCAGTCCAGCGCGACGGCGCCGTGTTCTTCGGCGCGGAGAAAATCTCACCCGACCAGCTCACCAACAAGATCAAGGACAAGCTCGCCGCCCGCATGGACAAACGGGTCTTCATCCGCGCCGACGCGCGCACCAAGTACGGCAACGTGGTCGAAGTGGTGGACAACGTCCGCGCCGCCGGCGTTGACCAGTTGGGTCTGCTGACCGAGCAGCGCAAGCAGGGCGCTCCCGCTCCACCGCCCACCGCGCCGGGCGCTGCTAAGCCGGCGCCTGCTGGCGGGCAATAG
- a CDS encoding MotA/TolQ/ExbB proton channel family protein, giving the protein MLVALATLFYTHVPTIALAIFQEGTITWDPISLWKQMGILAKLVVVILFIMSGWSIGVMIDRWMAFSAARKQSRAFAPAVAGALREGKIDEAIRVAERNKKSHLAKVVTAGLQEFKAHGESAEIPGEQIEASRRALERAEAIVHAELKRGLGGLATIGATAPFVGLFGTVVGILNAFRGISEAKATGLGAVAGGIAEALVTTAVGLFVAIPAVMMYNYLSGRVEAFDVEMDNSSSELVDYFLKRRNAVRR; this is encoded by the coding sequence ATGCTCGTAGCACTGGCAACTCTCTTTTACACACACGTGCCCACCATCGCCCTGGCGATTTTCCAGGAGGGCACGATTACCTGGGACCCGATCTCGCTGTGGAAGCAGATGGGTATCCTGGCCAAACTCGTGGTCGTCATCCTGTTCATCATGTCCGGCTGGTCCATTGGCGTGATGATCGACCGCTGGATGGCGTTCAGCGCCGCCCGCAAGCAATCGCGGGCGTTTGCTCCCGCCGTCGCCGGCGCCCTGCGCGAAGGCAAGATTGACGAGGCCATCCGCGTCGCCGAGCGCAACAAGAAGAGCCACCTGGCCAAGGTGGTCACCGCCGGGTTGCAGGAATTCAAGGCGCATGGCGAGTCAGCGGAAATTCCGGGCGAACAGATCGAAGCCAGCCGCCGCGCCTTGGAGCGTGCCGAAGCCATCGTTCACGCCGAGTTGAAGCGCGGCCTGGGCGGCCTGGCCACCATCGGCGCCACCGCCCCCTTCGTCGGGCTGTTCGGCACCGTGGTCGGCATTCTCAACGCCTTCCGCGGCATCTCCGAGGCCAAGGCCACCGGTCTGGGCGCCGTTGCCGGCGGAATCGCCGAAGCGCTGGTCACCACCGCCGTCGGTCTGTTCGTCGCCATCCCGGCCGTAATGATGTACAACTACCTGTCCGGCCGCGTCGAAGCGTTTGACGTCGAGATGGATAACTCCTCCAGCGAGCTGGTGGATTACTTCCTGAAGCGCCGCAACGCCGTCCGCCGGTAA
- a CDS encoding TonB family protein has translation MFEDSLIESGGRLSSKRGATTVLSFVLQGILLGILILIPLIYTEALPKQQLMTFLVAPPPPPPPPPPPAAQQIKVVKQIISEINNGQLRTPTKIPEKVQMIKEEEAPPAAGIGGVVGGVPGGIPGGTMGGVIGGIISSTPVAVPKVATPQRVRVSQGVSQGLLIHQVKPTYPPLARQARIQGTVVLQAVIAKDGSIQGLHVVSGHPMLTGAAVEAVKLWRYKPYFLNGEPVEVETVVTVNFTLAG, from the coding sequence ATGTTTGAGGATAGCCTTATCGAGTCGGGAGGCAGGCTCAGCAGCAAGCGCGGCGCCACTACGGTGCTGTCGTTCGTGCTCCAGGGAATTCTGCTGGGCATCCTGATCCTGATTCCGCTGATCTATACGGAAGCGCTGCCGAAGCAGCAGTTGATGACGTTTCTGGTAGCGCCGCCACCACCACCGCCGCCGCCGCCCCCGCCGGCTGCACAGCAGATCAAGGTGGTAAAGCAAATCATCAGTGAGATTAACAACGGTCAGTTGCGCACGCCGACCAAGATTCCTGAAAAGGTTCAGATGATCAAGGAAGAGGAAGCGCCTCCGGCTGCCGGCATCGGGGGTGTGGTTGGTGGCGTGCCTGGCGGCATTCCGGGAGGGACTATGGGCGGCGTGATCGGCGGCATCATCAGCTCGACGCCGGTCGCGGTCCCGAAAGTGGCGACGCCGCAGCGCGTGCGCGTCTCCCAGGGCGTTTCCCAAGGTCTGCTCATTCACCAGGTGAAGCCGACCTACCCGCCGCTGGCTCGCCAAGCCAGGATCCAGGGTACGGTGGTGCTGCAGGCGGTCATCGCCAAGGACGGCAGCATTCAGGGCTTGCACGTTGTGAGCGGTCACCCGATGCTGACTGGGGCTGCCGTGGAAGCGGTGAAGCTGTGGCGCTACAAGCCCTACTTCCTGAACGGCGAGCCGGTGGAAGTGGAAACCGTGGTGACGGTCAATTTCACCCTGGCCGGTTGA
- the secF gene encoding protein translocase subunit SecF — translation MEFFRNPNIPFLKYKWYFLAFSLIFSVAGILSMAFWHGVPLGVDFRGGTLVYVKFTHPPDNNQIRAELDRAALHNARIQRYGDPAANEVLVALDIKETSESALDQGKNQIIKALEPPDPPAGKQDLNNAGVQAIQDFLLSKDPLHLGSDAAQRYGEIARQIANFRDKTRGGVIASVDELKSAGTAAPALAALNGGFYTSDFGVRNVEIVGPQVGKQLQTQAKLAILYSLAGMLVYLWFRFELIYGLAAVVACFHDTLITVGAFSLMNKEISLTVIAAILTLVGYSMNDTIVVFDRIRENVKLLRRESLAEIVDRSINQTLSRTVLTSGLTFLTVLSLYLFGGEVLHGFSLALVIGIIIGTYSSIFIASPMLVAYQDWRLRKARGVAATVPVAPSQRREKVRAKG, via the coding sequence ATGGAGTTCTTTCGGAACCCGAACATCCCGTTCCTGAAGTACAAGTGGTACTTCCTCGCCTTTTCCCTGATTTTCAGCGTCGCCGGCATTCTCAGCATGGCGTTCTGGCACGGCGTCCCGCTGGGCGTGGATTTCCGCGGTGGCACGCTGGTGTATGTGAAGTTCACGCACCCGCCTGACAACAACCAGATTCGCGCCGAGTTGGACCGTGCCGCGCTGCACAATGCCCGTATCCAGCGCTATGGCGATCCGGCCGCCAATGAAGTGCTGGTCGCGCTCGACATCAAGGAAACCAGCGAATCCGCACTCGACCAGGGCAAGAACCAGATCATCAAGGCGCTGGAACCGCCCGACCCGCCCGCCGGCAAGCAGGACTTGAACAACGCCGGCGTGCAGGCCATCCAGGATTTCTTGCTCTCCAAGGACCCGCTGCACCTGGGCAGCGACGCGGCGCAGCGCTACGGCGAGATCGCCCGCCAGATCGCCAATTTCCGCGACAAGACCCGCGGCGGGGTCATCGCCTCGGTTGACGAGCTCAAGTCCGCCGGCACTGCCGCACCCGCGCTCGCGGCGCTGAACGGCGGCTTCTACACCTCCGACTTTGGCGTGCGCAATGTCGAGATTGTCGGTCCGCAAGTTGGCAAGCAGCTCCAGACGCAGGCCAAACTGGCCATCCTGTACTCGCTGGCGGGCATGCTGGTGTACCTGTGGTTCCGTTTCGAACTGATTTACGGCCTGGCCGCCGTCGTCGCCTGCTTCCACGACACCCTGATTACGGTCGGCGCCTTCTCCTTGATGAACAAGGAAATCTCCCTCACCGTCATCGCCGCCATCCTCACCTTGGTGGGCTATTCGATGAACGATACGATTGTTGTATTTGACCGTATCCGGGAGAATGTTAAACTGCTCCGCCGTGAATCGCTGGCCGAGATCGTGGATCGCAGCATCAACCAGACGCTGAGCCGAACGGTCTTGACTTCCGGTTTGACTTTCCTGACCGTGCTTTCGCTTTACCTCTTCGGGGGAGAGGTGCTGCACGGATTCAGCCTGGCACTGGTCATCGGCATCATTATCGGGACTTATTCGTCGATCTTCATCGCTTCGCCCATGCTGGTTGCGTACCAGGATTGGCGTTTGCGCAAGGCCCGCGGGGTGGCGGCCACGGTGCCGGTGGCGCCCTCGCAACGGCGTGAAAAAGTACGCGCCAAGGGCTAG
- the secD gene encoding protein translocase subunit SecD has translation MNKTLLWKSLFIVAVLLVFVFGIFGLPSGVSGSALKSAVLERVKLGLDLKGGTHLILQVMVNDAVNADSDRGIERLKESLKSKGIVYTDITKPDPQNAPDHIAIKGVPPESAADLRDIVSNQLPEYVLTSGAENSWTLAMKLQSLAELKNRSVAQAIETIRNRIDQLGVSEPVIEEHGLGQYQILVQLPGVDDPARVKQIMQSTAMLEIRQALGGPYPSEQDALASKNGVLPPDSVLMQGRSIGARGADATQTAWYIITRASAVTGRDLRTAEPTRDENNRPAVRFLLTGEGGRRFASFTGAHVGEQLAVVLDNKVQEVATIQEQIHDEGRITGAFTEQQSKDLAMVLRSGALPAGIRYLEERTVGPSLGADSIKHGVLAAVIGMLAVMIFMLVYYRVAGINADLALLFNLVILLGFLGFSGATLTLPGIAGVILTVGMGVDSNVLIFERIREELRNGKTAPSAVEQGFARAWITIVDTHVTTIVSAFILFIFGTGPVKGFAVTLTFGLLANLFTAVFVSRVIFDAHLNNLKRGEVLSI, from the coding sequence ATGAATAAGACGTTACTCTGGAAATCCCTGTTTATCGTTGCCGTGCTGCTGGTCTTTGTGTTCGGCATCTTCGGGCTGCCGAGCGGCGTGAGCGGCAGTGCCCTGAAATCGGCCGTCCTCGAGCGCGTCAAACTCGGGCTCGATCTCAAGGGCGGAACCCACCTCATCCTCCAGGTCATGGTCAACGACGCGGTCAACGCCGACAGCGACCGCGGTATCGAGCGCCTGAAGGAAAGCCTCAAGTCCAAGGGCATCGTCTACACCGACATCACTAAGCCCGACCCGCAGAATGCTCCCGACCACATCGCCATCAAGGGCGTGCCGCCGGAATCGGCCGCCGACCTGAGAGACATCGTCAGCAATCAGTTGCCGGAGTACGTCCTCACCTCGGGCGCCGAAAACTCCTGGACGCTGGCCATGAAGCTGCAATCGCTGGCCGAGCTGAAAAACCGCTCGGTGGCGCAGGCCATCGAGACCATTCGCAACCGCATTGACCAGCTCGGCGTCAGCGAGCCGGTGATCGAGGAGCACGGCCTCGGCCAGTACCAGATTCTGGTGCAGTTGCCGGGCGTGGACGATCCCGCCCGCGTCAAGCAGATCATGCAGTCCACCGCCATGCTGGAAATCCGCCAGGCGCTGGGCGGGCCTTATCCCAGCGAGCAGGACGCGCTGGCCTCCAAGAACGGCGTGCTGCCTCCTGATTCCGTGCTCATGCAGGGCCGCTCCATCGGCGCGCGCGGCGCCGACGCCACCCAGACCGCCTGGTACATCATTACCCGCGCTTCGGCCGTGACCGGACGCGACCTGCGCACCGCCGAGCCCACCCGCGACGAGAACAACCGTCCCGCCGTCCGCTTCCTGCTGACCGGCGAAGGCGGGCGCCGCTTCGCCTCCTTCACCGGCGCGCACGTCGGCGAGCAGTTGGCTGTCGTGCTCGACAACAAGGTCCAGGAAGTCGCCACCATCCAGGAACAGATTCACGATGAAGGCCGCATCACCGGCGCCTTCACCGAGCAGCAGTCGAAGGATCTCGCCATGGTGCTGCGCTCCGGCGCGCTGCCGGCCGGTATCCGCTATCTGGAAGAGCGCACCGTCGGGCCGTCGCTGGGAGCGGACTCCATCAAGCACGGCGTGCTCGCCGCGGTCATCGGCATGTTGGCGGTCATGATCTTCATGCTGGTGTACTACCGCGTCGCCGGCATCAATGCCGATCTTGCGCTCCTGTTCAACCTGGTGATCCTGCTCGGATTCCTCGGCTTCAGCGGAGCGACGCTCACTTTGCCGGGCATCGCCGGCGTAATCTTGACCGTCGGCATGGGCGTGGATTCCAACGTGCTGATCTTCGAACGCATTCGCGAGGAGCTGCGCAACGGCAAGACCGCGCCCTCGGCGGTGGAGCAAGGCTTTGCACGCGCCTGGATCACGATTGTGGACACGCACGTCACCACCATCGTCTCCGCCTTCATCCTGTTTATCTTCGGGACCGGCCCGGTGAAGGGTTTCGCGGTCACGCTGACCTTCGGTCTGCTGGCCAACCTGTTCACCGCCGTGTTCGTGTCGCGCGTCATTTTTGACGCGCACCTGAACAACCTGAAGCGCGGCGAAGTGCTGAGTATTTAG
- the yajC gene encoding preprotein translocase subunit YajC, with protein sequence MALALVQGQGGGGALVWLPLVFIFVIFYFLLIMPQQRRQKKWQAMLAELKTGDRVVTSGGLRGTVIALREDYIHLRVPPDNLRLEVSRSSIVTVSSGEEVKTGG encoded by the coding sequence ATGGCATTAGCCCTGGTGCAAGGGCAGGGCGGCGGCGGCGCGCTGGTTTGGCTGCCGCTGGTTTTCATCTTCGTCATTTTCTATTTCCTGCTGATCATGCCGCAACAGAGGCGGCAGAAAAAATGGCAGGCGATGTTGGCCGAGCTGAAGACTGGCGATCGCGTCGTCACCAGCGGCGGCCTGCGCGGGACGGTCATCGCCCTGCGGGAAGATTACATTCACCTGCGCGTTCCGCCCGACAATTTGCGGCTGGAAGTGAGCCGAAGCTCGATTGTCACCGTCAGCTCGGGCGAGGAAGTCAAAACCGGTGGCTAG